The window GTCTTTTGTAGAATGAGACCAAGCGACAGATGCAGTAAATTATGCCGACTGACAGTAAGAGCTGGTATATTCTGGCACATAAACACAGTGTTGGCTTTGTGTTTGCCAAAGGAGCATTAGCACAGTCTCCATTGAGTCACAGTAGCTACTGAAGTGGCATCACTGTGAAAAACGACACAATCAATGAAACAGGTCATCTCAGACACTTGAATTAAACACACTTACCGAGATTGAGGTTGGACGaggagctgtgattggacagggAAGGTGGGGGTGTGAGGGAATGGGAGGGGCCCTGGTTGGGTAGGGGCATGCCCACGGGGCCTGGGGAAGGACTGAAGCCCAAGGTGCCGTTATAGAAGCCTCCATGGCCAATTGGGGTCAGACTGGAGGGTGTGCGTTTGTACAGCTCATTGTTGCCCGTCAGGGAGTCCCGCCTGGAACCGCTGCCACCACTTGAGTTGGCCACTAGAGGGAGACAGATGTAAATTAGATCATAGTATCTGGAGGAACAGCGAAATGTTAATTACTTGAGACTTTGGTGGGAATGATCTATTCCTACCTGCAGTGCCGAAGCCTCCCAGTGTGGCGCCCAGCGTGGCACCGAGGGACGAGGAGGTGGGCTGGCTGAAGCCCAAGGAGGCAGAACCTGGTCCGGGTTGGCCAGAGCCttgtgagaaaagagaggaactctgggaggaggagctgagggaggaggatcCGTAGAAGGAGCTTCCTCCCAGAGCGCCACCAGGGCCGccctgctgctgaggctgctgggacGTCATGGCACGAAACGGACCGTTGGCTCCACCGCCCAGACCACCATTGGCACCACCGgcggaggctgctgctgctgcaactgcagGGAGACAACAGAACAGGTGATTTCAGAGCTTCACTCTGAGTAAACAGTCATATAAACAGTGCACGGTCATACTGAAGGAATTCAATTTGACCGACGCATCACAAAGGCATTTTTGAAACTTCTTAAAATCACAAACAATTCTTTGCATCATctttaaaataatgcaaattcTCCCTGACACCAGTGTATAAATTCACAGAAACTACAACGACTTCTGGGAACTCCTTCTCAAAATTCAAGGCTAGACTCGAAGGTACAGTCTCATAATCTCTTAATTGCATGTTCTAAATGAACGGGACATTCAGAAGATATTTTTAAAGACCGCAACGTGCAAGCCGTTGTTTTGTGAGCGTGACATCCTTCTCTGTCCTGTTGGCTGCAGTGAACAACACAGACAGGCCAGATCTTTGGCTGAGTCTTATGTGCGTTGCATCTTACCTGCTTGTGCTGCGGAAGGAGATATGATGACAGAGGCAGGGGCCATGAGGCGGACAGGGCCACTCCTAGCTCCAGTGTTGACCACCAGGGCCCCTGTCTGATCATAGTAGGCTGCAGGGGCCAGGACTGGGTAgcctgagaaagaaagaaacagcaacaaaagaatATTCAGCATTTAGATGTTGTGCCTCTTACTTGGATATGTATAACCGGGAGATCTGGAAATTGTgctataaaaacaaatgtaactgGATATGCTGGGAGTTTTGCCAGAGCGATGAAACCAGTTATACAGAGTGTCATACTCACCAGGGACTCCTGCTGCTAACCCCTGCCCAAAGGCAAGGGCTGAGTTGACTGCCGCTGCTGCAACCAGCTGGTCATTCTGCTGACCCTGCTGACCTTGGCTGGGGGTCAAAGGTCGCTGGTTGCCCCCAGCACGCATCACCTTTACAAAGTAAGAAAATGAGGCAtttgtcattgtcattatttaaacagaTATATCATGTTCATATGAGTATTAgcatacatgcacaaactgGGAGTGACTAATGAAACAGCAATTGGATGAAAGGTTTCTGGCTGGTTGGTTTATAATTCACACAGGCTGCAAAGGGTTTTCTGCTTGTAGTTCCAAGTAGAGCATCAGTAAGACTGAATGCACGTTTCATCAGCTCAGAGAGAAACATCTTGAGCCAGTAGCAGTCAGGATGCCAGTTTTTTGGCGAGCAGCAGACTGACCTGCTGTTGGTTCTGCTGGCCCTGGTTTGCCGCCTGCTGATTGGCCGAGTTGTTGGCTGCAGCcgcctgctgctggaaaaggTTGGCAGGGTAGACCCCCCAGGGGGTCACACCGTAGTACTGGGGAGGCATCACTGCTGGACCTTGAcgcaaacaaataaacaatacaaGTGAAATGGGGCAATCGCGTCTGTGTTTATGCATCTCCTTCATGTGGAAAATTCACTCACATGAATTTGCTCagggtgaaaataaaaacacacatctcaccaagtgtagctgctgctgctagtcCGGCTGCGTAGGGGTCTGTACCTGGTGGAGCAGCACTGATGATGTAAGGATTGGGCACAAATGCTGGAGCCAGACCTGACAAACACATGGCGGGAAAAGGTGAACCAATGCAAAAGGTTTCTCATACAAACTCCTACAATGAAGCCTCAAACCATGATAATGACTTCAGGACATGCACAATTACGACAGAGATACTGATCAATAAATGAAGCCCGGATTTATGAGGATAGGCAATGACCACAATGAGAGGCTCTTTAGGCTTGTTGAGCAGTACTTGCCTTTGAGCAAACCTGAGAAATATTAATCCAGATTTAATCAGTAACCACAGGACtgcaacaacatgtttttttataacTTCTCTGCTCTTTTGCCCTAGAATGAAAAACCAGGAATTGCAGCACCCGTTGAGCCAATAGTACTGATCGACAAACATGAAATTCCCACAATTACAATATTCCTATTCTGAAATCTATGGGACACACTGTAAGTCTTACGTTTGTTGTGATATTAAATCATGTGGTTACACTTTCCATTCTGCTGTAAAGCTGTGTTTAGTGATGTATGGTGGTATTTAGTGATCTCATCACCACTAAACTGGTGTGCGAACtgcaaaacatacagtaaatcaaCAGAAATGTTGGCAAAGGCTACAAAAATAAGATCACTggtgtttccaaaaaaaaaaaaaaaaatgctttcactTGTGTCAGCTAAGAGCAGCTGGCGgtgagaaaatgtaaaatacataTGAAATAACAAATGAGATGTTGGCTGCTCATACGTCCAcagatgcatacacacactcagcctaTTACCAATGTGAGGCTGCTGTGCCGCTGCCAAGGcgtactgctgctgctgggctgctgtTAACTGCTGCACTGCCAGGGCGTTGTTTCTctgaaacagctgcaaacagcacaacaacagGTGAATGACACTTAAATACACATGATTCTCACAGAGAGCTACTGACCAAATGTTCATAAATGACTCTCTGCGTGTTGCTCTAACCTGTTGCTGGTTGGTGTAATCAAATAAGCCCACAGTGGGCGCAGAGTCCATCTGCATCTGGGAATTGTAGTCAAACTGAAGCGGCTCCATCACAGACTCCATGGGGTCCATGGTGACACCACCTTGTTCCACGCCAGAGAAGTCCTCAGGAGGTTTGGggcctccaccacctcccaggGGTGTCAGGCCCTCAGCCCCTACACCGCCAGGACCACCAAGCAGGTCACCCTCGGGGCCAGGGGCTGGCATGTTGCCTTGGGGACGACTGGGGGGGTGAGAAAGGAGGAGTTCAGTTTATATTTAATGGTTGTTTGTAAACCAAGAAGTACTTCAACTTGAGTTTGTAGCCATGTAAAAAAGAAGACAATTCAAATTACATACGTTTCCCTCATCTGGTTAGAGCAAACAAACCCCCTCAAGCAAGCTGAAATCTGAGTCCTACCCAAACTCTTTGACGTCCACGTCGAGCCCGTTCTGCACAGGCAGCCCATTGGGGTTGATGACGTCGCCAATGACATCAGCTTCACCTTCTGTCAActctttcagtttctctccTTCAAATGTTGCCTTTggcttctccctcttctcctcttccacctctccatccctctgccCCTGTGTGATGAGAGCGACAAGATATATAACTGATACAGTACAAAAACTGATAACCTGACAGCGACTGATGACAGTCACGCAAAGGAACAGAGTGAGAAGGTGAGAGTGACAAGGACGAGTGGAAAGACATGTCCCCATTTGACAATCACTGGctgacagaagacaaacaggaacaaCGATGCTGAAGAGAAAGAACAATATCAAAGGGTAATTATGCAACACATGAGCAATGAGACCCACActgatggacagaaagagagaacagacTTCAGGACTCACATAGGGTCCTTTTCGGAGGCAAGAATCCAGTTTGTCAGccggtgaggaggagaggacgtACTCCACCATGCTAACCCCTAGCCCCCCACTCTCAGAGCGCGGGGACATCACTGAGCCCACCCCGACTTCACCGCCACCATGGAAACCCTGCCCTGGCCGACGGGACACCATGATTGGCTGAGACACTGAGTGATCTGCCATGAGAGAAACAGGGACAGTTAAATAACATTCATGCACAGGGGAGAAGGCTACATTTGCTCCACGAACTGTTCAGGCATGAAAGTGAAAGCTTCCAACACACAACTGTCATGTAACCAATACATTATTGTAaccatttttattatttacttaaaCTGGACatcttttatttaactttagTTGTATCAGCCGTATTATTTTCTTAATATTATGATCCCAGATATATGTTTTAATAGCATtcacttctttctgtcttcttgGCATGTTTGAACCAGGTCAGAAACTGTTAATATTATGGAATACTTCGTGACAGTAAGTCATCAGCAGCGTGGGCAAATGCAGACTACATGTCAACAGTTTCACGAAAACCTGACTGTCTTGTACTGTCCTGAAAGCAAAGCCCAAGAAATACGCTGACTGATGCACAATTTAAAGTTAAATCCACCAGAAGCATTTCACTCCACAAATGTAAGCATGGCTCCTCCACAGCTATTCACTGATAAGTGATGTGCCAGACTGAAATGCAGGGGTAGTTCTTTTGTCATCATACTGGCAGAAAGAACTGAATTGTGCTGATATGATACACCAGAAATCAAAAAATCTCATCATCTGGGAGAACATAAGGGTGATTTCACTTTGACATCTGCGTTTGATTCTGACAGGaatctaaatatatatttttgaacaCCAGACAGCGATTGTTCTGGTGGTTTGTGGATGTGCTTGCGAAAAAAGAAATGGTCATGTCTGCATTCTTAACAGGCTACCGTCTGCCACCTTATCACAAACGTAAGCCAGACCTGTACCTGAGGCACCCCATGCACTGTCCCTCCACTGGTCCAGAAAGATCCCTTTAGGTCCATCCTTCCCAGAGTCATCTGTCTCCCAGAACTTCTTACCAGTTAGCAGCTGCTACAAAGACAAAGGACAACATGgaggagaaaatagaaaaaagacaAGGTTAAAAACAGTTAAACTGACATTTCAATGAAAGAATgggaaaaagaaataaaagttcTCAGTTTGAATAACTGGCTGAGCAGAAAGGCCCTCGAATCTTATGAACCTTCAGAGTGTCTTTTGCATTTActttggcctgtgtgtgtgtgtgtgtgtgtgtgtgtgtgtcgtaagctgtcagtgctgcactgcagaTTCCAGGAATACACACATCTGTTGGAAGTACTTTGACCGCCAACTGCACCCCAAACAAACAAGTATAGGCCATTCTAACTGGATGAgtggagcaaaaacaaaatcacacactaCCATACAATTGAAGCCAAGAGTAACCATAAAATAATTGCGACTcgttttttttcatcagttaaTAGTTTAACTAGTTCTAAGAGTTTGGGCTTGCAGCACTTCACTGTAGAATCTTATCAGGAGCtcatctgtgtttctctccatATCTCTGCTCGTATCTCTCTTCACTTTTTAGTTCAGTCAGCACTTTTCTTGCTATAAAAAGCCCTTGTTTCTGTAAACTACGGTGATCAGTATcttcctgcagcaggaagcaacAACTCTTG of the Chelmon rostratus isolate fCheRos1 chromosome 16, fCheRos1.pri, whole genome shotgun sequence genome contains:
- the pum1 gene encoding pumilio homolog 1 isoform X2, with amino-acid sequence MSSVCVLKRKAVLWQDSFSPHHRSTSPSMPVVLSSGGHAPPTGQTPQATPPSQQGVAGAGRSQDDAMVDYFFQRQHGEQPGKHRWPTGDNIHDSQVRSMDELNHDFQALALEGRAMGELLTGKKFWETDDSGKDGPKGIFLDQWRDSAWGASDHSVSQPIMVSRRPGQGFHGGGEVGVGSVMSPRSESGGLGVSMVEYVLSSSPADKLDSCLRKGPYGQRDGEVEEEKREKPKATFEGEKLKELTEGEADVIGDVINPNGLPVQNGLDVDVKEFGRPQGNMPAPGPEGDLLGGPGGVGAEGLTPLGGGGGPKPPEDFSGVEQGGVTMDPMESVMEPLQFDYNSQMQMDSAPTVGLFDYTNQQQLFQRNNALAVQQLTAAQQQQYALAAAQQPHIGLAPAFVPNPYIISAAPPGTDPYAAGLAAAATLGPAVMPPQYYGVTPWGVYPANLFQQQAAAANNSANQQAANQGQQNQQQVMRAGGNQRPLTPSQGQQGQQNDQLVAAAAVNSALAFGQGLAAGVPGYPVLAPAAYYDQTGALVVNTGARSGPVRLMAPASVIISPSAAQAVAAAAASAGGANGGLGGGANGPFRAMTSQQPQQQGGPGGALGGSSFYGSSSLSSSSQSSSLFSQGSGQPGPGSASLGFSQPTSSSLGATLGATLGGFGTAVANSSGGSGSRRDSLTGNNELYKRTPSSLTPIGHGGFYNGTLGFSPSPGPVGMPLPNQGPSHSLTPPPSLSNHSSSSNLNLGGLTNGSGRFISAAPGAEAKYRSAASSGSSLFSPSSQLFPSSRLRYGMSDVMPSGRSRLLEDFRNNRYPNLQLRDIAGHIMEFSQDQHGSRFIQLKLERASSAERQLVFSEILQAAYQLMVDVFGNYVIQKFFEFGSLDQKLALAERIRGHVLSLALQMYGCRVIQKALEFIPSDQQVISEMVRELDGHVLKCVKDQNGNHVVQKCIECVQPHALHFIIDAFKGQVFALSTHPYGCRVIQRILEHCLPEQTLPILEELHQHTEQLVQDQYGNYVIQHVLEHGRAEDKSKIVAEIRGNVLGLSQHKFASNVVEKCVTHASRAERAVLIDEVCSLTEGPHSALYTMMKDQYANYVVQKMIDVAEPTQRKIVMHKIRPHISTLRKYTYGKHILAKLEKYYMKNGVDLGPLCGPPNGIM
- the pum1 gene encoding pumilio homolog 1 isoform X1; amino-acid sequence: MSSVCVLKRKAVLWQDSFSPHHRSTSPSMPVVLSSGGHAPPTGQTPQATPPSQQGVAGAGRSQDDAMVDYFFQRQHGEQPGKHRWPTGDNIHDSQVRSMDELNHDFQALALEGRAMGEQLLTGKKFWETDDSGKDGPKGIFLDQWRDSAWGASDHSVSQPIMVSRRPGQGFHGGGEVGVGSVMSPRSESGGLGVSMVEYVLSSSPADKLDSCLRKGPYGQRDGEVEEEKREKPKATFEGEKLKELTEGEADVIGDVINPNGLPVQNGLDVDVKEFGRPQGNMPAPGPEGDLLGGPGGVGAEGLTPLGGGGGPKPPEDFSGVEQGGVTMDPMESVMEPLQFDYNSQMQMDSAPTVGLFDYTNQQQLFQRNNALAVQQLTAAQQQQYALAAAQQPHIGLAPAFVPNPYIISAAPPGTDPYAAGLAAAATLGPAVMPPQYYGVTPWGVYPANLFQQQAAAANNSANQQAANQGQQNQQQVMRAGGNQRPLTPSQGQQGQQNDQLVAAAAVNSALAFGQGLAAGVPGYPVLAPAAYYDQTGALVVNTGARSGPVRLMAPASVIISPSAAQAVAAAAASAGGANGGLGGGANGPFRAMTSQQPQQQGGPGGALGGSSFYGSSSLSSSSQSSSLFSQGSGQPGPGSASLGFSQPTSSSLGATLGATLGGFGTAVANSSGGSGSRRDSLTGNNELYKRTPSSLTPIGHGGFYNGTLGFSPSPGPVGMPLPNQGPSHSLTPPPSLSNHSSSSNLNLGGLTNGSGRFISAAPGAEAKYRSAASSGSSLFSPSSQLFPSSRLRYGMSDVMPSGRSRLLEDFRNNRYPNLQLRDIAGHIMEFSQDQHGSRFIQLKLERASSAERQLVFSEILQAAYQLMVDVFGNYVIQKFFEFGSLDQKLALAERIRGHVLSLALQMYGCRVIQKALEFIPSDQQVISEMVRELDGHVLKCVKDQNGNHVVQKCIECVQPHALHFIIDAFKGQVFALSTHPYGCRVIQRILEHCLPEQTLPILEELHQHTEQLVQDQYGNYVIQHVLEHGRAEDKSKIVAEIRGNVLGLSQHKFASNVVEKCVTHASRAERAVLIDEVCSLTEGPHSALYTMMKDQYANYVVQKMIDVAEPTQRKIVMHKIRPHISTLRKYTYGKHILAKLEKYYMKNGVDLGPLCGPPNGIM